One genomic window of Chitinophagaceae bacterium includes the following:
- a CDS encoding DUF2795 domain-containing protein → MYWTLELASYLEDAPWPATKDELIDYAIRSGAPIEVIENLQELEDEGELFEGIDDIWPDYPTHDDFFFNEDEY, encoded by the coding sequence ATGTACTGGACGCTTGAGTTGGCATCATACCTGGAAGACGCGCCGTGGCCCGCAACAAAAGATGAGTTGATTGATTATGCAATTCGTTCGGGTGCACCGATTGAAGTAATCGAAAACCTACAGGAATTGGAAGATGAAGGTGAATTATTTGAAGGCATTGATGATATCTGGCCGGATTATCCAACCCACGACGATTTCTTTTTCAACGAAGATGAATATTAG
- a CDS encoding glycosyltransferase family 2 protein — translation MKISGFTFIRNGIKLTYPFIESIQSILPVCDEMIVVAGKSDDGTKEALLKLNDSKIKIIDTVWDDNLRTGGKILAQQTDIGLNAISGDWGFYLQGDEVVHEKELPVIVSTAEKFLNDPLTDGLLFNYYHFYGNYHYISKPKTRGTYPHEVRMVKKNPLIRSFRDAQGFRKFPSASSMERSVTPNKIKVRQVDAHIFHYGKVRGPKNELERSKDFHKLWHDDEWVRQFAANREVFDYQPDYPLISFRGSHPLVMKDRIRKLDWDYKYDERAVRIPLRHQFMNFLEQSTGLRPFDFKNYILLK, via the coding sequence ATGAAAATCAGTGGTTTCACTTTTATCAGAAATGGCATAAAGCTTACCTATCCATTTATTGAATCCATCCAATCCATTCTTCCTGTTTGTGATGAAATGATTGTGGTGGCTGGTAAAAGTGATGATGGAACAAAGGAAGCGCTGTTGAAGCTCAATGATTCCAAAATAAAAATTATTGATACGGTCTGGGACGACAATTTACGTACAGGAGGAAAAATTCTCGCCCAGCAAACAGATATCGGGCTGAATGCTATCAGTGGTGATTGGGGCTTTTATCTTCAGGGTGACGAAGTGGTGCATGAAAAGGAGCTGCCGGTTATTGTTTCAACTGCTGAAAAATTTCTTAATGACCCACTTACAGATGGGTTGTTATTCAATTACTACCACTTCTACGGTAACTATCATTATATCTCGAAACCAAAGACACGCGGCACCTATCCGCACGAGGTAAGGATGGTAAAAAAAAATCCTTTGATACGTTCTTTCCGCGATGCGCAGGGCTTTAGAAAATTTCCTTCCGCCAGCAGCATGGAGAGATCGGTTACTCCCAATAAAATAAAGGTCCGGCAGGTTGATGCTCATATTTTCCACTATGGAAAAGTGCGCGGACCGAAAAACGAGCTCGAACGCTCAAAAGATTTTCACAAGCTGTGGCATGATGATGAATGGGTGCGGCAATTTGCTGCAAATCGTGAGGTGTTTGATTATCAACCGGATTATCCGTTGATCTCATTCAGAGGTTCCCACCCCTTGGTAATGAAAGACAGAATAAGAAAACTGGATTGGGATTATAAGTACGATGAAAGAGCTGTTCGCATTCCGTTGCGGCACCAATTCATGAATTTTCTGGAGCAAAGCACAGGGCTTCGTCCATTCGATTTTAAAAATTATATCCTTCTTAAATAA
- a CDS encoding 2-C-methyl-D-erythritol 4-phosphate cytidylyltransferase: MTTKKYVIIAAAGYGSRMESNIPKQFMLLAGIPVIVHTILSFLKIWTDAEFIVVLPDDELVRWEKIRKKFLRKNKIQSVSGGATRFHSVKNGLKQVKETGMVAVHDACRPFVNESLLSRCLETVAEKGNAVPVVDIKDSIREVLKDGSRHRNRSRFKSVQTPQCFETRILKNAYRQTFSETFTDDASVVEADGVKIHIIEGDSRNFKITTPFDLILAENIILQGKHTVHSNYNV; this comes from the coding sequence TTGACTACTAAGAAGTACGTGATCATTGCTGCAGCCGGATACGGTTCACGGATGGAGTCAAATATCCCGAAGCAGTTTATGTTGCTGGCAGGTATTCCGGTAATCGTACATACTATACTTTCCTTTTTAAAAATTTGGACAGATGCTGAGTTTATTGTGGTACTGCCAGATGATGAACTTGTACGCTGGGAAAAAATTCGTAAAAAATTTCTACGGAAAAATAAGATTCAATCTGTCTCAGGTGGCGCGACCAGGTTTCACTCGGTTAAAAACGGGCTGAAGCAGGTAAAAGAAACCGGCATGGTTGCGGTACACGATGCCTGCCGTCCGTTTGTAAACGAATCGTTGCTCTCCAGGTGCCTTGAAACGGTTGCAGAAAAAGGCAATGCGGTTCCGGTGGTGGATATTAAAGACTCCATTCGTGAAGTGTTGAAAGATGGTTCACGCCATCGTAACAGGTCGCGCTTTAAATCAGTACAGACTCCCCAGTGTTTTGAAACAAGGATATTGAAAAATGCTTATCGCCAGACCTTCTCGGAAACATTTACAGACGATGCATCAGTGGTGGAAGCAGATGGTGTTAAGATTCATATCATTGAAGGTGATTCGCGAAATTTTAAAATCACCACGCCTTTTGATTTGATACTTGCTGAAAACATTATTTTGCAGGGTAAACATACAGTACATTCAAATTACAATGTCTGA
- the queA gene encoding tRNA preQ1(34) S-adenosylmethionine ribosyltransferase-isomerase QueA: MKLSQFRFDLPQSLIAQTPSKNRDESRLMIIERKTGKIKHKTFKEILTIFGEKDCLVLNNTKVFPARLYGRKEKTGAKIEVFLLRELNHQMRLWDVLVDPARKIRVGNKLYFGTDGMLVAEVVDNTTSRGRTIRFLFDGTDDELKETLYSLGETPIPKYIKRKPDAMDKERYQTVFARHEGAVAAPTAGLHFSRELLKRLEIKGVDIAEVTLHTGLGTFRQIEVEDLSKHKMDAEYFKIDDPTCKIVNRAIDNKAKVCSIGTTTMRAIESAVSAHKYIKPVEGWTNLFIHPPYEFSIANCMISNFHMPKTSLLIMVCAFGGYDLIMDAYKVALKEKYRFSTYGDAMLII, translated from the coding sequence ATGAAATTATCTCAATTCAGATTTGACCTCCCACAGTCCCTGATTGCCCAAACACCCTCAAAGAACCGTGATGAATCACGGCTAATGATCATAGAACGCAAGACGGGGAAAATCAAGCACAAGACCTTCAAAGAAATCCTGACCATTTTTGGCGAAAAGGATTGCCTTGTCTTGAATAACACAAAAGTTTTTCCTGCCCGGCTTTATGGAAGGAAAGAAAAAACAGGTGCAAAGATTGAAGTATTCCTGCTCAGGGAATTGAATCACCAAATGCGTTTGTGGGATGTGCTCGTTGATCCTGCCAGAAAAATACGCGTAGGTAATAAACTCTATTTTGGAACCGACGGGATGTTGGTAGCTGAAGTAGTGGACAATACTACCTCACGTGGCAGAACGATCCGTTTTCTTTTTGATGGTACGGATGATGAATTGAAAGAAACACTGTATTCTTTGGGAGAGACACCGATTCCGAAGTATATTAAACGTAAGCCGGATGCCATGGATAAAGAACGGTATCAAACTGTTTTTGCCAGGCATGAAGGAGCAGTTGCTGCACCCACTGCAGGTCTTCATTTCAGCCGCGAATTATTAAAACGGCTGGAGATAAAAGGAGTGGACATTGCAGAGGTTACTTTACACACCGGGTTAGGAACTTTCCGCCAGATTGAAGTAGAAGATCTCAGCAAACACAAGATGGATGCAGAGTATTTTAAGATTGATGATCCTACCTGTAAGATTGTAAACCGTGCAATCGACAACAAAGCCAAAGTTTGTTCCATTGGCACTACTACTATGCGTGCGATTGAATCTGCCGTTTCTGCACATAAATATATTAAACCGGTGGAAGGATGGACCAATCTTTTTATTCATCCACCGTATGAATTCAGCATTGCCAATTGCATGATCTCTAATTTTCACATGCCGAAAACCAGCTTGCTGATTATGGTTTGTGCCTTTGGAGGATATGATCTGATTATGGATGCCTACAAAGTTGCACTGAAAGAAAAATATCGTTTCTCAACCTATGGCGATGCAATGCTGATTATCTGA